A part of Cytophagia bacterium CHB2 genomic DNA contains:
- a CDS encoding cation-translocating P-type ATPase: MEKELQLEIPLLLPQVEDEKDQCVERLLERVWSQRGIVQAHVERKNGEACFCLHYDPNLVSLNQVRRLAERAGAEVTERYKHETFRITDMDCGDCAASIEHILGRVDGILTVAVNYAAEKMRVEYDSAKITREKIVQRVQALNYQIQKPEKPENWLQRNWELVLSLLSGVFLATAYFGETFFALPKTAALALYVLAYLAGGFDATRHALKAALLDRPKSV, encoded by the coding sequence ATGGAAAAAGAACTGCAATTGGAAATTCCTCTTTTGCTCCCGCAAGTGGAAGATGAAAAAGATCAATGCGTCGAGCGCTTGCTGGAGCGCGTGTGGTCGCAGCGCGGCATTGTGCAAGCGCACGTGGAACGCAAGAACGGCGAAGCTTGTTTTTGTCTGCATTACGATCCCAATCTGGTGTCGCTCAATCAGGTGCGGCGTTTGGCCGAGAGAGCCGGCGCTGAAGTGACTGAGCGCTACAAACACGAAACGTTCCGCATCACCGACATGGATTGCGGCGATTGCGCCGCCAGCATCGAGCACATTCTGGGTCGCGTCGACGGCATTTTGACCGTCGCAGTGAACTACGCGGCAGAAAAAATGCGGGTCGAATATGATAGCGCCAAAATCACCCGCGAAAAAATAGTTCAGCGCGTACAAGCACTGAACTATCAAATTCAAAAACCAGAGAAGCCGGAGAATTGGCTGCAGCGCAATTGGGAACTGGTGCTGTCGCTGCTGTCCGGTGTATTTCTGGCAACGGCCTATTTCGGAGAAACGTTTTTTGCGTTGCCGAAAACCGCGGCGCTCGCGCTGTATGTGCTCGCCTATCTCGCTGGCGGCTTCGATGCCACGCGCCACGCCCTCAAAGCCGCGCTGCTCGACCGTCCCAAGTCCGTC
- a CDS encoding P-II family nitrogen regulator, whose protein sequence is MKEVKAIIRPFLLSKVVEALRQIESLPGLTVDRDVRGFGRSPIGQDQDKIIDDLVEYIPKAKLEIVVPDELVESVVETIQKNAHTGNPGDGKIFVINVEEVVKIRTGDRGKEAL, encoded by the coding sequence ATGAAAGAAGTCAAAGCCATCATTCGCCCATTTTTGCTGTCGAAAGTCGTCGAAGCGCTCCGGCAAATCGAAAGCCTGCCCGGTCTCACCGTTGATCGCGACGTGCGCGGTTTCGGGCGCAGTCCCATTGGTCAAGATCAAGATAAAATTATTGACGACTTGGTGGAATACATTCCCAAAGCCAAGCTCGAAATCGTCGTGCCGGACGAGCTCGTCGAAAGCGTTGTGGAGACCATTCAGAAGAATGCTCATACCGGCAATCCCGGCGACGGAAAGATCTTCGTCATCAACGTTGAAGAGGTTGTGAAGATTCGCACCGGTGATCGCGGGAAAGAGGCGTTGTGA